One region of Dehalococcoidia bacterium genomic DNA includes:
- a CDS encoding fumarylacetoacetate hydrolase family protein, producing the protein MREGRSIKLFRFGPLEKERPGIVDVSGVLRDLSGVVCDWDRSTLGDEALLERVRNLDHGGLPQVPAGERLGPPLMVTGKVICIGWNSRLHAMQMGHKLTEESEPVVFLKANSSVCGPNDSILHNRYIRKLDWEGELTLVIGKKGKYLTAGQAEGHILGYMCGQDLSERYWQFETHDKQYTKGKSFDNFAPLGPFLVTADEVEDPCRLHAVLTVNGAVRQDFNTSDYIHSPAGIIIYLSKFFTLYPGDVVLLGSPPGNAKSWGEDCWLKPGDKVEFEISGLGKQSQEVIRELGID; encoded by the coding sequence GTGAGGGAGGGCAGGAGCATTAAGCTCTTTCGATTCGGTCCGCTGGAAAAGGAGAGGCCTGGAATTGTGGACGTTTCGGGCGTGCTGCGCGACCTTTCAGGCGTTGTATGCGATTGGGACAGGTCGACCCTCGGCGACGAGGCGTTGCTTGAGCGGGTCAGAAATCTGGACCACGGCGGACTGCCGCAGGTGCCGGCAGGCGAGCGCCTGGGCCCGCCACTGATGGTCACCGGCAAGGTTATCTGCATAGGATGGAATTCCAGGCTGCACGCCATGCAGATGGGACATAAGCTTACGGAGGAATCCGAGCCGGTTGTATTTCTAAAGGCCAACAGCTCGGTGTGCGGTCCCAACGATTCGATTTTACATAACCGATATATTCGTAAATTGGACTGGGAAGGGGAGCTGACGCTGGTCATCGGAAAAAAGGGCAAGTATCTCACTGCCGGACAGGCAGAGGGCCACATCTTGGGATACATGTGCGGCCAGGACCTGTCGGAGCGCTACTGGCAGTTCGAGACCCATGATAAACAATACACAAAGGGCAAGAGTTTCGATAATTTTGCACCCCTGGGGCCGTTTTTAGTGACAGCGGATGAGGTTGAGGACCCGTGCCGTCTGCATGCGGTTTTAACGGTAAACGGGGCAGTCCGGCAGGATTTTAACACCAGCGACTATATACATAGCCCGGCGGGCATAATCATTTACCTTTCTAAATTTTTCACGCTTTACCCGGGGGACGTCGTTCTGCTCGGGTCGCCGCCGGGAAATGCCAAATCCTGGGGCGAAGATTGCTGGCTCAAGCCGGGCGATAAGGTGGAGTTCGAGATCAGCGGGCTGGGAAAACAAAGCCAGGAGGTCATCCGAGAGCTCGGTATCGATTGA
- the hflX gene encoding GTPase HflX — protein sequence MLVGVEAGRGRDGWSVESSLDELNQLARTAGADVVGRLTQKLERPSSTHYIGSGKLQELIGLKQELNYDTVIFNDELAPRQQRNLEEALGVKVIDRTALILDIFAASARTREGKLQVELAQHQYLLPRLEGQWSHLERLGGGIGTRGPGESQIETDRRLIRKRISSIDKQIEAVRRHRELYRRQRKKSNTPLVALVGYTNAGKSTLLNAICQAGVVTENKLFSTLDPVTRRLRLPDGRNILLTDTVGFIHKLPPLIVAAFHATLEELDEADLLLHVVDITSVEAVNQSHTVETILHKLKLDEKPRITVINKMDRMVESLEEAQNIYFEVQSAPESTMAVSALKGWNLTNLIAMMGEFIADQVGEGGQEH from the coding sequence GTGCTTGTGGGAGTCGAGGCGGGCAGGGGACGTGACGGATGGTCCGTCGAAAGCTCCCTCGACGAATTGAACCAGCTTGCGCGGACTGCCGGGGCTGACGTGGTGGGGAGGCTTACGCAGAAGCTCGAGAGGCCGTCGTCCACACATTATATCGGCTCGGGCAAATTGCAGGAGCTGATCGGGCTCAAGCAGGAATTGAATTACGACACCGTCATCTTCAATGACGAGCTTGCACCCAGGCAGCAGCGCAACCTGGAAGAGGCGCTGGGTGTCAAGGTGATCGACAGGACCGCGCTGATACTGGATATCTTCGCCGCCAGTGCCAGGACGCGTGAGGGCAAATTGCAGGTCGAGTTGGCCCAGCACCAGTACCTGCTGCCCAGGCTGGAGGGACAGTGGAGCCATCTGGAAAGGTTGGGGGGCGGCATCGGCACCAGGGGTCCGGGCGAATCGCAGATCGAGACGGACCGCAGGCTGATCAGGAAACGCATCAGCAGCATAGATAAGCAAATTGAGGCCGTTAGACGCCACCGCGAGCTTTACCGCAGGCAGAGGAAGAAGTCCAACACACCGCTGGTGGCGTTGGTGGGTTACACCAATGCCGGCAAAAGCACCTTGCTCAACGCCATCTGCCAGGCCGGTGTGGTGACCGAGAACAAGCTTTTCTCCACACTGGACCCTGTTACCAGGAGGCTCAGGCTGCCGGACGGACGCAATATTTTATTGACGGATACTGTCGGTTTCATACATAAGCTGCCGCCCCTCATCGTTGCCGCATTCCATGCCACGCTGGAGGAGCTGGACGAGGCAGACCTGCTGCTGCACGTTGTTGATATAACCAGCGTTGAGGCGGTCAATCAGAGCCATACCGTGGAGACCATTTTACATAAGCTGAAGCTGGATGAGAAGCCGCGGATCACGGTCATCAACAAGATGGACCGGATGGTTGAGAGTCTCGAAGAGGCTCAGAATATATATTTTGAAGTTCAATCTGCGCCGGAATCCACCATGGCGGTATCAGCTCTGAAAGGCTGGAATTTAACTAATCTGATTGCGATGATGGGGGAATTTATCGCAGATCAGGTCGGTGAGGGAGGGCAGGAGCATTAA
- a CDS encoding LL-diaminopimelate aminotransferase: MNLSKRMDRIPPYLFVAINKKIAEKRAAGEDVVSFAIGDPDIPTPEHIISSLCRAARDPVNHRYPETFGMPELCRAIAGWYRTRFGVALEWEPTSEVLPLIGSKEGIGHMSFCLLDPGDVALVPDPGYPVYSVSTLLAGAEVHYMPLLESNGFLPDLDAIPAVVLKKSKVMWICYPNNPTGAVAEPAFFEKVVKFARTNDIAVCHDAPYTEVAYDGYRPHSFLEIPGAKEVGIEFHSLSKTYNMTGWRIGMAVGNRRMIDALFRFKSNLDSGIPQAIQLAAVEALTGDQGDIPARNMKLQARRDKIVEALERIGLKVNKPRAGFYIWARVPQGYTSVQYVSELLDSIAVAVTPGTGYGKTGEGYVRLSITQPDDRFDEGVRRLLTLKK; this comes from the coding sequence ATGAATCTATCGAAGCGCATGGACCGTATCCCTCCCTATCTTTTTGTGGCCATCAACAAGAAGATCGCGGAGAAGCGCGCCGCAGGAGAGGATGTCGTCAGTTTCGCCATCGGCGATCCGGATATACCCACGCCCGAGCACATTATTAGCAGCCTGTGCAGGGCGGCCCGGGACCCGGTCAACCACCGCTATCCCGAGACCTTCGGCATGCCCGAGCTGTGCAGGGCCATTGCCGGCTGGTACAGGACGCGCTTCGGTGTAGCACTGGAATGGGAGCCCACCAGCGAGGTGCTTCCGCTCATCGGGTCCAAGGAGGGCATCGGGCACATGTCCTTCTGCCTTCTGGACCCCGGCGACGTGGCGCTGGTGCCCGACCCGGGGTATCCCGTTTACTCCGTCAGCACGCTGCTGGCCGGCGCTGAAGTGCACTATATGCCCCTGCTGGAAAGCAACGGCTTTTTGCCCGATCTGGATGCCATACCGGCCGTAGTTCTCAAGAAGTCGAAGGTGATGTGGATCTGTTACCCCAACAATCCCACCGGCGCCGTGGCTGAGCCCGCTTTCTTTGAGAAGGTTGTGAAGTTCGCCCGCACCAACGATATAGCCGTTTGCCATGACGCGCCCTATACCGAGGTGGCCTACGACGGTTACCGTCCCCACAGCTTCCTGGAAATTCCGGGCGCAAAGGAAGTTGGGATAGAGTTTCACTCGCTGTCCAAAACATATAACATGACCGGCTGGCGCATTGGCATGGCCGTCGGCAACCGCAGGATGATAGATGCACTCTTCCGCTTCAAATCCAATCTGGACTCGGGCATACCCCAGGCCATTCAGCTTGCCGCTGTGGAGGCACTGACGGGTGACCAGGGCGATATACCTGCCCGCAACATGAAGCTGCAGGCCCGCCGGGACAAGATCGTTGAGGCGCTGGAGCGCATCGGCCTGAAGGTCAATAAGCCCAGGGCCGGATTTTACATCTGGGCCAGGGTGCCGCAGGGCTACACATCGGTGCAGTATGTAAGCGAGCTGTTGGACAGCATTGCAGTGGCGGTTACGCCGGGCACGGGCTACGGCAAGACCGGAGAGGGCTATGTACGGTTGTCCATCACGCAGCCCGATGACCGTTTCGACGAGGGAGTGCGGCGGCTTTTAACGCTCAAGAAATAG